In the genome of Mytilus edulis chromosome 3, xbMytEdul2.2, whole genome shotgun sequence, one region contains:
- the LOC139517811 gene encoding uncharacterized protein, with protein MSMNSGFNETEEKIHIPKQYRPHCHYRIGIIINCVVFCCIVIAVCATISTIQRHKVQNIKLEKTQDAYHIFMSSHAINDIDAVQNRQRKVPYSMVSTTEAVVIFIMMISGQHVLFTKNKTTNHTNLYTGKERLKNQTVSLLIKGEYSASNTDPNTQKTTKTLLRAQGNNVTAGVVIPKEGIYYLYACLQLTWYKMSTMDSEVTHYVQLQSENLTIIISERTIHIPQRRGMYSTSRIFLPIKLKKNDLISMHASDSSYVYNSKKSNIIGVFRASVDH; from the exons ATGAGTATGAATTCTGGCTTTAatgaaacagaagaaaaaatacaTATTCCAAAACAATATCGTCCACATTGCCATTATAGAATTGGAATAATAATTAACTGTGTCGTATTTTGCTGTATAGTGATCGCTGTATGTGCCACTATCTCAACCATTCAACGTCACAAAGTACAAAACATAAAACTAGAAAAAACACAGGATGCATACCACATATTTATGTCGTCCCATGCTATTAATGACATCGACGCTGTACAGAACAGACAGAGGAAAGTTCCATACAGTATGGTTTCTACAACAGAAGCTGTTGTTATTTTCATTATGATG ATTTCAGGTCAACATGTCCTCtttaccaaaaacaaaacaaccaaCCATACCAATTTGTATACTGGTAAAGAAAGACTAAAGAACCAAACAGTTTCCTTGCTGATTAAAGGGGAATACTCAGCATCTAACACAG ATCCTAATACTCAAAAGACAACAAAAACGTTATTACGAGCACAAGGCAATAACGTTACAGCCGGAGTAGTTATTCCAAAAGAAGGCATTTACTACTTATACGCGTGTCTACAGTTAACATGGTATAAAATGTCGACAATGGATTCAGAGGTTACTCATTATGTACAGCTACAGTCTGAAAACTTAACTATTATCATCTCAGAAAGAACAATTCATATTCCCCAAAGAAGAGGAATGTATAGTACTAGTAGAATCTTCCTTCCAATTAAATTGAAGAAGAACGATTTAATAAGTATGCATGCATCAGACAGTTCTTACgtttataactcaaaaaagtCAAATATAATTGGAGTTTTTAGAGCTTCTGTTGATCATTAA